From Verrucomicrobiota bacterium:
GGGGTGAGCTCCTCCCAGCGAATGCCCCCCGCCGTCGAGATGGCTTCATCAATCGGGCGTGGACCTTTGAGGATGAGGCGGTAATTTTTGAGGAGGTTAACAAGCTGGTGAACCGTGAGTTTGCGGGCCCCAGCCCTTTCCATGAGGTGGCGGCAAGGGATGCTGAGATTCCAAGCTTTTGCAGCACGGTCGAAAATCTCATCTTGATTTTTGACGGCACCAAGCTTGCCCGTGAGGGCTTTTTCGTTCACGGTGGGTTTCCAGTCGATATTAATCGCAGGCTGCTTCATGACCCGCAGGTAACGCCCTAAGGCATACAGGGGGCCTCCTTCGATTCCGTAACGTGTGACCACGAGCTCACCGGAGACTTGGTGATGCCCGACAATGACCCTGATATTTTTTAACGGGACTCCCTCGATATGGGGGAGTATTTCTTTGGTCCAATCGACTTCCCAACCGCAATTTGCTGCGGTGAAGGGTGTGAGCTTTATTCCTTTACCAGTAAGGAGTGTATCCCACTTGCCGTCAGACCCCGTTTGTGGCCATGAAGCTCCCCCGAGGGCGAGGCAGACGGCATCGAATGTGTAGCTAGCCTCCTGATCGTGTGCAGTCTGAAAAACCAGTGTCCACTGAGTAGAGCTCTGTGTCATATCCCTTAGGCTATGGCTCATATGAAAATGAACATTTTGCTCATGCAGCCTCTTGACCCAAGCCCTCAGAAGGCCGGCGGCATATTCGCTTTTCGGAAAGATACGGCCACTGGTGCCTATATAAGTATCGTGTCCGAGGGATTTTGCCCACTCGCGCAAATTGCTCGCACTAAATCCATCAAGGATATTTCCCCATAGATCAGCCGGGCCACTGTAGCGGGAGACAAATTGCTCCGGGGCTTCGGAATGGGTGAGATTAAGGCCTCCACGACCAGCGACCAGGAATTTACGGCCTACCGAAGCTTTCGCATCAAAAAGATGCACTTCGATTCCGGGTATGCCGGAAAGAATCTCAGCTGCACGTAAACCGGCGGGTCCACCGCCTATGATTGCAATTTTTTTCACAAGTGAATCCTGACTTTGCGGTAATTATGAAAAGTCTGCAAGAATGAAAGATTCGATAAAAGTCTTTTTAAATGAATGGGATGAATACGTCTGACCACATATCGAGGTTTGAGATGATTAGCTTCCGGGTGAAGAATTCCTGTGTGGCCGCCGTGACGGGGCCTTGTCCTGCTGGTTATTGAGAGATTCGATGAATTTTTCTTTTAAGTCACGCCAAGAGGGTTCTGAAAGGATTTCCAGGAGGGCAAGGTAAATCGTTTTACGTAACGGACTATTTAATGGCAGGGCAAAGGCGATTTCAGTTTTGTAATTTTTGGCGGGTGTCAGATCAATGTCGGCTTCGAGATTGTCGCGTTTCAAAATATAATTCAAAATCAGGTCGTCACCGACAAAGGCACTGATTTTACCATCGACAATGTCATGGAGCCCTGCACGTGGACTATCGTATCCGATGACTTTCAGGTTAAATGCTTGCAGGTATTCCTCAGACACACCGCCTTTGATTGCGCCGATTTTGAGTTTACGGTATGTTTCCAGGCGGATCTCGGTGTTGGTAAGTTTTTGATTTGTCAGGATACTGGCCGTGGAGGCTGTCAGGGTGGAAATGGCTACTACACTGATAAACATCCAAAGCAGGGCGATGATCCGTCCCGGTAGGGATTTGATAGCAATACCGATACAGACGCCCGAGGTCAGGACCGCCCCGACCCAATAGGCTCCCGCGCCGATTCCTTGGATGAGGCCTTTGCCGAAATATTCGGGATTATGTTTGTGTTCGAGAAAATAGACAATTGTGCCTAGGACAAAGAGGATGAATACCAAGAGGCCGACGATTTCGAGGACTTGCCAGCGGAAAAAGAGGTGGATGGCATTCCTCCAGATATGGGTCTTGGGGAGTTTGGGGCGCGCGATGGCTAATCCTGTTGTAAAGATAGGGATCGTAAAATCGTAGTATTTTTCACGTTCAAAAACGACACTGATCGGAGTCGCGAGAAAATCAATTTTGCCGTCATGGAGAGCTTGCAAAGCCTCGGTGAGGGTCATTTCCTTGAAATCATAGTAGATATTGAGTTTACGGGCGATTTCACGCCAGATTTCGGGGCCAATACCCGTCCATTGGGCATTACCCGTCTGCATGGCATAAGGTGGCATCCGGATGACCCCGACATTGAGCTTACGTTTCGGGATCGGGGGCAAAACCATTAAGGTCACTGGAAACTACATGTGATACTGGGAGGAGGGACAGTAAGAAAAGGATAATGGTAGGCAAGAGTAAGCGTTTCACAACGGGGCAAGAATGCGGGTAAACGTCCCATTTTTCCAGAAAAATAGATAGCAGCTAGAGAATGCCTGAGTCAGTGACCGCTGTCGCAAGGGGAAGGGCTCCTTTGCCGCCGAGGCTTTGGTCTATTTTTTCGAGCCTACGGATGAGATCGATCACGTCTTTACGTGCGTAAGGTCCCCCAGCGGCGTGACAAAAATGGGTACGACATCCAAATGGGCGACTTTCATAAATCATACACTTTTGTGCGGGATTCAGGAAGGGACATGATCCATCCGGCTTTTCCGGCAGCAATTTGCGCCCGGAAGCCTTCCAAGCGCGGGCTGCAACCACCGCTTCACCCTTGGTCAGGTAAGGCGTACGCCCGGTGAGATTAAAATGACAACATTCCGCGGTCCCCGTGCAATTCCGTTCGATGCGCAATTTGCCCACGTCATCATAGACAGACTCGACTTCGAGCACGATTTCTTTGAGTAGTTCATGATCTTGGTTCCGGGACTTCATGGTAGAGATAGGGTTATAGAAAAATTCAGTTTGATAGAAGGAAATTATGATTTTAATCAGGATAATAAGTGAGTAACCCTTAATTCACTCCACTCCGAAACGCGATCAACCATAAAACAAAACCTGTTTTTATAAACAGTGATTATGGATATCTTGTTGGGCAGATAGTATATCTGGAGCCGATGGTCGGGATCGAACCGACGACCCACGCTTTACGAAAGCGTTGCTCTACCACTGAGCTACATCGGCTAAAGTGTTTATTTTAAATAACTTACAATGTATTTGAAACTAGTAAAATTCATGCTTGTAACCCGTTTAAGTAACCCTATGATAGATTCATGCAATCCCAAGAGCTTACAAGGGTAGCTGAATGCCTCTATCGTAATGGCAACGGTAATTATTATGCGATTGTTAAGGCTTCAGGCAAGCAAATTAAACGATCCCTGAGAACCGAGGATGAAAAGCTCGCTAAAAGGCGTTTGGCGGAGTTCAGGGCGAAAGCAGAGAGGTTAACGGGTGACTTAAAAGGGTTACTTTTTGAGGAACTAGCCAAAAGATGGCTCGAACTGATCAAAAACAACCTGAAACCTTCCTCTTATCAAAGGCGGTGCGGAATCGTCAAACAGGTAGAAAGATTCTTCAAAGGCAGACCCGTCCGGTCGATCAACCAGAGCGATGTTGAAAAATGGCAAATCAAACGTGCCGAAGAACTCTCGGCAAGGTCTTATAATTTTGAAAAAGAGACTTTGAGAAGGATTTTTGACTACGCCATCAATGACCTCCGAATCCTACTGGAAAATCCTATGCAGCGGGTAAAAAGGGTGAAGGAGCCAAAAGCTGAAATTGAGATTCCTTCAAGGCAACAGTTTCACAAGATGATTGAGCTTTTGCGGTTAACACCTAAATGCTCGGATGCCGTCGATCTTGTGGAATTCCTCGCCTATAGCGGGATGAGGCTAGGGGAGGCGAGGGAAGTGCTTTGGAAGGATGTAAATTTTTCAAGTAAGAGCTTGGTGGTTACGGGTGGGGAACTCGGCACAAAAAACCATGAGGCA
This genomic window contains:
- a CDS encoding TIGR03862 family flavoprotein — protein: MKKIAIIGGGPAGLRAAEILSGIPGIEVHLFDAKASVGRKFLVAGRGGLNLTHSEAPEQFVSRYSGPADLWGNILDGFSASNLREWAKSLGHDTYIGTSGRIFPKSEYAAGLLRAWVKRLHEQNVHFHMSHSLRDMTQSSTQWTLVFQTAHDQEASYTFDAVCLALGGASWPQTGSDGKWDTLLTGKGIKLTPFTAANCGWEVDWTKEILPHIEGVPLKNIRVIVGHHQVSGELVVTRYGIEGGPLYALGRYLRVMKQPAINIDWKPTVNEKALTGKLGAVKNQDEIFDRAAKAWNLSIPCRHLMERAGARKLTVHQLVNLLKNYRLILKGPRPIDEAISTAGGIRWEELTPALMLRKLPGVFAAGEMIDWEAPTGGYLLQGSFATGTYAAKSMMTYLGIH
- a CDS encoding transporter substrate-binding domain-containing protein yields the protein MVLPPIPKRKLNVGVIRMPPYAMQTGNAQWTGIGPEIWREIARKLNIYYDFKEMTLTEALQALHDGKIDFLATPISVVFEREKYYDFTIPIFTTGLAIARPKLPKTHIWRNAIHLFFRWQVLEIVGLLVFILFVLGTIVYFLEHKHNPEYFGKGLIQGIGAGAYWVGAVLTSGVCIGIAIKSLPGRIIALLWMFISVVAISTLTASTASILTNQKLTNTEIRLETYRKLKIGAIKGGVSEEYLQAFNLKVIGYDSPRAGLHDIVDGKISAFVGDDLILNYILKRDNLEADIDLTPAKNYKTEIAFALPLNSPLRKTIYLALLEILSEPSWRDLKEKFIESLNNQQDKAPSRRPHRNSSPGS
- a CDS encoding YkgJ family cysteine cluster protein — translated: MKSRNQDHELLKEIVLEVESVYDDVGKLRIERNCTGTAECCHFNLTGRTPYLTKGEAVVAARAWKASGRKLLPEKPDGSCPFLNPAQKCMIYESRPFGCRTHFCHAAGGPYARKDVIDLIRRLEKIDQSLGGKGALPLATAVTDSGIL
- a CDS encoding tyrosine-type recombinase/integrase, which produces MQSQELTRVAECLYRNGNGNYYAIVKASGKQIKRSLRTEDEKLAKRRLAEFRAKAERLTGDLKGLLFEELAKRWLELIKNNLKPSSYQRRCGIVKQVERFFKGRPVRSINQSDVEKWQIKRAEELSARSYNFEKETLRRIFDYAINDLRILLENPMQRVKRVKEPKAEIEIPSRQQFHKMIELLRLTPKCSDAVDLVEFLAYSGMRLGEAREVLWKDVNFSSKSLVVTGGELGTKNHEARTIPLFPNLSKFLMGLKERIPEGTEKMTIIKINSAKKALASACKNLEYPNFTHHSMRHFFCSNAIEAGIDFKVIAGWLGHKDGGILVAKTYGHLRSEHSFAMAQRMTFQA